TGCCATTtgatttcttattattttcttctttagGCCCCTGAATAATCGGGTCTTCTAATTTATCGTCATCATCTTCGTCATAATCATCTTTAGTAACTTCTCCTTCTTTACCCATAATTTTCTTCATATGTCTACGTTTTCGTTGAGATGGggcatttttctttttctttctttcaggcgaaatacttaaattatttgctACACCATATGGCATATTGTAATGTTGATGAATTAATGGATTATGAACTTGAGGATTAATTGGTGTGTTTATAGATGGTACTACCGAAGAAGTTTCACTGCAAGGAAAAATCATATTCAATGCAGTACTTAAATCTTGAGGTAATGTATTAGGAGTATGTGGTTGAGGTTGACTATACATCTGATGTATTTGATTTCCTGATTGTGAACGGTTCAGTTGTGTTTCAATTGAATCAGTTTCTGAATTTACAATAccatcattattttcattatcatcATCTATATCCATGTCAACAGGTAATATATGCTTTTCGatctgaaataatttttatacatatttaaaaatgtcaacaattttatattatattcaataaaaaatattcaacttgtGTCTACTGATTTTGCAGATTGTCCACTGTCTAGaagtgaaaaactaaaaaaagagtTATGATGTAGGGTGCTAATACAGTGTGTAGTCTTGTGCCTCGATAGGACAACCTACTCGCGGTTTACCTGTATACATATACCAATATCACAACATAAAAATCCATATCGCTTAGGTaagaatgttaaaatataacccATGGAACCACTAGAAATCATGGCTGAAGATTTGAGTCACTGTATTTTTGGCCCCAAATAAGGATCTGAccagatatttttttgttcttatggttggataaaaatacataaattcatatttttcaataaacaagTGCAGCAGGGTCTGTGATAGATGTGTAGCTAGATTTCAGGAGAATGTTATTGGTTATTCCCACTTTATCCTAAACTACCAGCATCACTTTTTCAAACTGATTACCACAAGACACATCTTGAAGATAATGATCACAGTGAAGGGCACAGATCGAAAGCTGCTTTAATCACATCTTAACTACTAGTGTTGGAAAGTTTTAAGAAACGACTACGGCAAAGAATTCTTGAAAGTGAGCGTATAGCTAATATATATTTCCTTTGTATTTACTATGGTAAATTTAGTGATAAACACTATACTGTATTAGCATTAAGTatgcattatagaatattacCATTTTTGATCGTAtactatgatttaaaattttaacttgtttaacatgtttggaaaataatttagtggttgaCCATTTGTAGATttcagattttaatattaatgctattgtctaatttgaataaattagttaaatattccataataaaagaaaatacatttttaatcatctaAAACAGTACAGTATCTAAATTGATAAATTCTTagtatgatttattttgattttttatgagTCAAATTATTTGGTTACTTtacctttttttcatttgctgCAGTGatcattttttcaattaacattttttgaatagcCACAGATTCCATCAAGTTTTCTTTAGGTTCATTAGTTGTACTTTCAACAGTAAAATTGGGTATATCTTTAGTAgatgaatttgattttttactaATTGGCTTTGCAAATGGCATTTTTCCAataaaaggtaattttattCTGCTAGTACGGTgagataaattaaaactttcatCTTTTTTTTCACACACAATTGGTGGAGGCTTTGGTTCTTCAAGTCGTTGCTTTTTTACTACATGCACATTAGATTGGTTAGATCTACGGGATTCTTCAATTTCatcagatttatttttatgcaatctGTCTTTAGATTTCTGCACAGATTCCTTTAAAGTAATCATACTTTTTTCTACAGGTAAATCAACTGGTTTCATCCAATCTGATAAAGATACATTATTTGTATCATTAATCTCTTTGTCAGGACTTAACTGACTTTTTAAATCTGTGGGTTTTCGacttaattcttttttatatttatctcgaTCTCTTTCTCTATCTCTATCTCTTTCacgtaatttttctttttccctCTCTTTTCTAGGCTCTTTCTCAAAAAAAGACTTCTCAATCTTGGGTTCAGAAATGTATTCTTtagatttattttctttaattggATCTTGTTTAATTGTACTTGCTTGTGATAAGGACTTTTCAAACGCCCGAGTTCTTTTTGTAAGCCAATCAATTTCCCAATTTGGCTGCTTTGCTATAAGTtcctaacaaaataaaataataaattattttttttttactttaaagattttattatttagcattatttttaatatacaatcattactAAAACCAAAaccttaactataaaaactaatattctaCTACACTATAAACATTAGATTAAGAAAACAAgctacctaataagtaataattagaataacttttaaactaatttaaaactaatttccaTTATTAGaagattaatttttgttataatatcaatgatattataaattagctaTCCtgcctaattataaatattagaccataataatcaaatttgttataatattattagcatagTTAAAACAAGACAATTTCATTAGACAAGACTATGAGTCAAATAAGTTAGGGCATAGAGAAGACATCTCAGATTTAGATGAAGGAAAAAGTACCATATTTTCTCACTTAATACAACTTACAATTTTCTACAGACTCCATATGGAAAATTCTTACTCACAAATTGTGTTAATCTCATTCGTTTTTATCAACCAACCACAACAAAAATTGATAACCAGATTACAGTAATTTCACTGTTGAAACACCACAGTAATAAcacatataaaatactaaaattccAAGTACAAAGTTTACACTAAATGGCAagtatcaaaaatgtaaatttaccaTACTTTCATCTATTTTAACAGTTGACATATCACGAATATCCATTCTgtatatcacaaaatataaatatgcgttatttaataactatgtataaacaaatgtactgttttaatgattatttaactaATGTCTTAGGGCAGGGCATTAATTGTCCTAGTCTGCCTCTCTCCCAAATGACTATCACCCTATTGGGTGATGGAATGatctatttaacaattaaaacaaaaataatactgagaattaaatagttaagcataaaaaaatatatagttatatgggACTTATAAGTGGTCAAGGTTTTAGTTCTGCTTatgattatagtttatagaattataaaatatataatttaactaccgc
This portion of the Acyrthosiphon pisum isolate AL4f chromosome A1, pea_aphid_22Mar2018_4r6ur, whole genome shotgun sequence genome encodes:
- the LOC100165526 gene encoding zinc finger matrin-type protein CG9776 produces the protein MQRETYATKLFSLKKELETLQIQYDTFKLDNTDGRRNNELKKNRKAQDDVNGKIKGVNNILEVLNTMIPKDSIKEIKKVEPKKITTESEYVKTPTETVQQDEVSNIRKNRHRSTSSSSLELKKKRNKSNKSNKSKKSSKVHSSSEEETDSKKSYKSKELIDTSKKTKRNEKLPQFNHVYCDSCIHWCQPCNIFPKTAKEYLTHLHSESHTKTLEELNVVELPWHDTQTEPTQPEKNPELPNKRVPIKGLEFFIGTQAWYCKLCDTWIGDLHCASAHFKSKQHNDLYAELIAKQPNWEIDWLTKRTRAFEKSLSQASTIKQDPIKENKSKEYISEPKIEKSFFEKEPRKEREKEKLRERDRDRERDRDKYKKELSRKPTDLKSQLSPDKEINDTNNVSLSDWMKPVDLPVEKSMITLKESVQKSKDRLHKNKSDEIEESRRSNQSNVHVVKKQRLEEPKPPPIVCEKKDESFNLSHRTSRIKLPFIGKMPFAKPISKKSNSSTKDIPNFTVESTTNEPKENLMESVAIQKMLIEKMITAANEKKIEKHILPVDMDIDDDNENNDGIVNSETDSIETQLNRSQSGNQIHQMYSQPQPHTPNTLPQDLSTALNMIFPCSETSSVVPSINTPINPQVHNPLIHQHYNMPYGVANNLSISPERKKKKNAPSQRKRRHMKKIMGKEGEVTKDDYDEDDDDKLEDPIIQGPKEENNKKSNGNESDGDELAMLGIDAEDMAAQYY